In Candidatus Desulfofervidus auxilii, one genomic interval encodes:
- a CDS encoding sigma-54-dependent transcriptional regulator: MENILVVDDEKNFLIILKAVLEEEYQVLTAQDAFTALEILSHTDVDTVLTDMKMPQMDGILLLERIKQINPELPVIIMTAYGTVEKAVEAMKKGAFDYVLKPFSNEELKLNVRKAIDMHHLLRENRRLNQALHQRYHFENLVGKSTAMQRIFDLIRKVANTKTTVLITGETGTGKELVAKAIHYNSGRKNGPFISVNCGALAETLLDSELFGHEKGSFTGAIALRKGRFELADKGTLFLDEVSEMSPSLQVKLLRVLQEKEFERVGGTKTIKTDVRIITASNKDLKEEIKAGRFREDLYYRLNVVHIHLPPLRERTTDIPLLVAYFLKKYSKEMRKRELKVTPEVLNILYNYSWPGNIRELENVIERAVVLCSGEEIKPEHLPERLREQDTSVHAEIFKHLPPNLKLPEILEEIEARFIKHALVQNNFVQAKAARALGITKSLLQYKIKRYKLLPQKDW, from the coding sequence ATGGAAAACATACTGGTTGTTGACGATGAAAAAAACTTCTTAATTATTTTAAAGGCAGTGTTAGAAGAAGAATACCAGGTTCTTACTGCCCAAGATGCCTTTACAGCCCTAGAAATCCTTTCCCACACTGATGTTGACACAGTACTTACAGACATGAAAATGCCTCAGATGGATGGAATACTTTTGTTGGAAAGAATTAAACAAATTAATCCTGAATTGCCAGTAATCATAATGACCGCCTATGGCACTGTGGAAAAAGCAGTGGAAGCTATGAAAAAAGGGGCCTTTGACTATGTGTTAAAACCTTTTTCTAATGAAGAACTAAAGCTCAATGTGCGTAAGGCCATTGATATGCACCACTTGTTGCGAGAGAATAGGCGGCTTAATCAAGCCTTACACCAGCGATATCACTTTGAAAATCTAGTAGGTAAGAGCACAGCTATGCAGCGTATTTTTGATTTGATTAGAAAGGTAGCTAATACCAAAACTACTGTCCTCATAACAGGAGAGACTGGGACTGGTAAAGAACTTGTGGCTAAGGCCATTCATTATAATAGTGGACGGAAAAATGGTCCTTTTATATCTGTTAATTGTGGTGCTTTGGCAGAAACCCTTTTAGATAGTGAGTTATTTGGTCATGAAAAAGGTTCCTTTACTGGTGCTATTGCTTTGCGTAAGGGGAGATTTGAGTTAGCAGACAAGGGTACGCTTTTTTTAGACGAAGTCAGTGAGATGTCTCCTTCCCTCCAAGTAAAGCTATTAAGAGTTTTACAAGAGAAAGAATTTGAACGCGTAGGAGGAACCAAGACTATCAAGACCGATGTGCGTATCATAACTGCTTCTAACAAAGACCTAAAAGAGGAAATAAAAGCAGGAAGGTTTCGGGAGGACCTTTATTACCGGCTTAATGTAGTTCATATTCATTTACCACCTTTGCGAGAACGAACAACAGATATTCCTCTATTAGTAGCTTATTTTCTCAAAAAATATAGCAAAGAAATGAGAAAAAGGGAGTTAAAGGTCACCCCTGAGGTCTTAAATATTCTCTATAATTACTCTTGGCCGGGTAATATCAGAGAATTAGAAAACGTAATAGAGAGAGCAGTAGTGTTGTGTTCAGGAGAGGAGATTAAACCTGAACATCTCCCTGAACGTTTACGGGAACAAGATACTTCAGTTCATGCTGAGATTTTTAAACATCTTCCTCCAAATCTCAAGTTACCTGAAATTTTAGAAGAAATAGAGGCCAGGTTTATCAAACATGCCTTAGTGCAAAATAATTTTGTTCAAGCAAAAGCAGCCAGGGCATTGGGTATTACCAAAAGCTTACTTCAGTATAAAATTAAAAGGTATAAATTATTACCCCAAAAAGATTGGTAA
- a CDS encoding two-component system sensor histidine kinase NtrB: MRSRQSVRPFKLVKYFSYSSFFLILFASLTLSFIVSKGAKSLILQKSEEYALLVAKNLNHQVFLQFTLPTVAVFGRIRLREKVQFERLDRIVKNTIHGFDIEQVNIYDVKGTIAYSTNKELVGKKLTLPPEFQMAKKGNLASRLEKNKLKTYAPFRAEKALAQETTLVLGIFEITQDLSKDYKIIKNFHTTVIASSIFIMGLLFLGLTLIVKRAERIIEARAEERRRLEDRLRKTEHLANLGEMVAAVSHEIKNPLGVISSTAELLQNRKKGDDTQVQLAQIILEETKRLNQTLSEFLEFARPEIPKFAPCTVTEVLDKLLSFLIPDFQSHRIEVIKEYRDNPVIEADSNLLHRAFLNIIMNAIQAMPSGGQLKVTVEAVPDNKGVVIMFTDTGTGMQEEVLENIFTPFFTTKEKGSGLGLSIVKKIIENHEGRVKIESKIGEGTRVIVFLP, translated from the coding sequence ATGCGTTCACGCCAAAGTGTAAGGCCCTTTAAGTTAGTAAAATATTTTTCTTATAGCAGTTTTTTTCTTATTTTATTTGCCTCTCTAACCCTTTCTTTTATTGTTTCCAAAGGTGCTAAATCTTTAATTTTACAGAAAAGTGAAGAATATGCATTATTGGTAGCCAAAAATCTAAATCACCAGGTTTTTCTTCAATTTACCCTGCCTACAGTGGCTGTTTTTGGCCGTATTAGGCTAAGAGAAAAGGTGCAGTTTGAACGTTTGGATAGGATTGTAAAAAACACTATTCATGGCTTTGATATAGAGCAAGTAAATATTTATGATGTGAAAGGCACTATTGCTTATAGCACAAATAAGGAGCTAGTAGGCAAAAAACTTACTTTGCCTCCAGAGTTTCAGATGGCCAAAAAGGGAAATTTGGCTTCTAGACTAGAAAAAAATAAATTGAAAACCTATGCTCCCTTTCGGGCAGAAAAGGCCTTAGCACAAGAAACTACGCTTGTTTTGGGAATTTTTGAAATTACCCAAGATTTAAGCAAGGATTATAAAATCATTAAAAACTTTCATACTACAGTGATCGCTAGTTCTATTTTTATTATGGGACTTTTGTTTTTAGGGCTAACCTTGATAGTTAAAAGGGCAGAAAGAATTATTGAAGCCAGAGCCGAAGAAAGAAGGAGATTGGAAGATAGACTAAGAAAAACAGAGCATTTGGCCAATCTAGGAGAAATGGTGGCCGCTGTTTCTCACGAGATTAAAAATCCCTTAGGAGTTATTAGTAGCACTGCTGAATTGTTACAAAATAGAAAAAAAGGAGACGATACTCAAGTCCAACTAGCTCAAATTATTTTAGAAGAAACGAAGAGGCTTAATCAAACTTTGAGTGAATTTTTAGAGTTTGCTCGCCCAGAAATTCCCAAATTTGCACCATGCACAGTTACAGAAGTGCTGGACAAACTCCTAAGTTTTCTTATCCCTGATTTTCAATCTCATAGAATTGAAGTAATAAAGGAATATAGAGATAATCCTGTCATAGAAGCCGACTCAAATCTATTACATCGTGCCTTTTTAAATATTATCATGAATGCCATTCAAGCCATGCCTTCTGGAGGTCAATTGAAGGTCACAGTGGAGGCAGTTCCTGATAATAAAGGAGTAGTGATTATGTTTACTGATACAGGCACAGGTATGCAAGAAGAAGTCTTAGAAAATATTTTTACCCCATTTTTCACTACCAAAGAAAAAGGAAGTGGTTTGGGTCTATCCATTGTGAAAAAAATTATTGAAAATCATGAAGGAAGGGTTAAAATTGAAAGTAAAATAGGAGAAGGAACAAGGGTAATAGTCTTTTTACCCTAA
- a CDS encoding glucose-6-phosphate isomerase, which produces MLVYDYSNLIEENIGKEGISSNFLETNKGLLQEIDNEIKAKRQDGSFGFMELPFHQPELNEIKKMASDARKKWENIIVLGIGGSSLGAMAIHQALHHPFYNLLNAEKRNGYPRIFFMDNVDPELVQGILDVVDIKHTLFLVISKSGKTAETLSHFLFFLEKVRKQGDPIKQIIIITDPEKGPLREIARSEGFLTFSVPPNVGGRYSVLSAVGLVPVAFLGIDIDALLAGAQAMAKRCETIENPAYLFALIQFLFLQKGKNIHVMFPYAQALLGMADWWRQLWAESLGKEGNGPTPVKALGVTDQHSQLQLYMDGPRDKIITFITVKDYGNDVFIPHSFKDFPDLAYLGGHTFNELIQAEQLATEVALTKAGCPNGKFVLDNIDAFTLGEFIYCLELATVSCGLFMGINPLNQPGVELGKRYTRALMGEPHFQEEKREIETLKCVHAKV; this is translated from the coding sequence ATGCTGGTATATGATTATTCTAACCTTATTGAAGAAAATATAGGTAAAGAGGGAATTTCCTCTAATTTTTTAGAAACAAACAAAGGGCTATTACAAGAAATAGATAACGAGATTAAAGCTAAGCGTCAAGATGGTAGCTTTGGTTTTATGGAATTGCCTTTCCATCAGCCAGAATTGAATGAGATTAAAAAAATGGCTTCTGATGCTCGGAAAAAGTGGGAAAATATCATTGTATTGGGAATTGGTGGTTCTTCTCTAGGAGCTATGGCCATCCACCAGGCCCTTCATCATCCTTTTTATAATCTTTTGAATGCAGAAAAGAGAAATGGCTATCCTAGGATATTCTTTATGGACAATGTAGACCCTGAGTTAGTCCAGGGTATTTTAGATGTGGTTGATATAAAACACACACTTTTTTTGGTTATTAGCAAATCAGGCAAAACAGCCGAGACCCTTAGTCACTTTTTATTCTTTCTTGAAAAGGTGAGAAAACAAGGAGACCCTATAAAGCAAATAATTATCATTACTGACCCAGAAAAAGGACCTTTAAGAGAGATTGCCAGAAGTGAAGGATTTTTAACCTTCTCTGTTCCTCCTAATGTAGGAGGCAGATATTCGGTGCTTTCAGCGGTGGGATTAGTGCCTGTGGCCTTTTTGGGTATAGATATAGATGCCTTATTGGCAGGGGCACAGGCCATGGCTAAACGATGTGAAACTATAGAAAATCCTGCTTATCTCTTTGCGTTAATTCAGTTTCTGTTTTTACAAAAGGGTAAAAATATTCATGTTATGTTTCCCTATGCCCAAGCATTACTTGGTATGGCTGATTGGTGGCGCCAACTATGGGCAGAAAGTTTGGGCAAAGAAGGAAATGGTCCTACCCCAGTTAAGGCACTGGGTGTAACAGACCAACATTCACAACTACAGCTTTATATGGATGGTCCACGTGATAAAATTATCACTTTCATCACCGTGAAAGATTATGGAAATGATGTGTTTATTCCGCATTCTTTTAAAGATTTTCCTGATTTAGCCTATTTAGGAGGCCATACATTTAATGAATTAATACAGGCAGAACAACTAGCTACAGAAGTAGCCTTGACCAAAGCAGGTTGTCCCAATGGCAAATTTGTTTTAGATAACATTGACGCCTTTACTTTAGGAGAATTCATTTATTGTTTAGAGCTAGCTACCGTAAGTTGTGGGTTATTCATGGGGATTAATCCCTTAAATCAACCAGGAGTAGAGTTAGGAAAGCGTTATACCAGGGCCTTAATGGGAGAACCCCATTTCCAGGAAGAAAAGAGAGAAATTGAAACATTAAAATGCGTTCACGCCAAAGTGTAA
- a CDS encoding pyruvate kinase alpha/beta domain-containing protein — translation MFRKEILYFEKPGPANTQACLHILERLVQEGYKDFVVASTTGETGRLVAEKLTHYNINLVVIGHCVGFKGPNQDEFLPQNYNAILAAGGRVYKGTILTHSLEKALSKKFNGLYPTLLIAETLRRLGEGMKVCCEIVMEACDAGLIAEGKEVVAMAGTAKGADTVTVIKSAASKRFLELKVLEILAKPRA, via the coding sequence ATGTTCAGAAAAGAGATATTGTATTTTGAGAAACCAGGACCAGCCAATACCCAAGCATGTCTTCATATTTTAGAACGGTTGGTCCAGGAAGGTTATAAAGATTTTGTGGTAGCTTCCACTACTGGTGAAACAGGTCGGTTAGTAGCAGAAAAATTAACCCATTATAATATAAATTTAGTGGTTATTGGTCATTGTGTGGGTTTCAAAGGTCCCAATCAGGATGAGTTTTTGCCTCAAAACTACAATGCTATTTTGGCTGCTGGAGGACGGGTTTACAAAGGAACCATTCTTACCCATTCTCTGGAAAAGGCCCTTTCCAAAAAATTTAACGGTCTCTATCCTACCCTGTTAATTGCTGAAACACTGCGCAGATTAGGAGAGGGAATGAAAGTATGTTGTGAAATTGTGATGGAGGCCTGTGATGCAGGATTAATAGCCGAAGGTAAAGAAGTAGTAGCCATGGCTGGCACGGCCAAAGGAGCAGATACAGTGACTGTTATTAAATCTGCAGCCTCAAAGCGGTTTCTAGAATTAAAGGTATTGGAAATTCTGGCTAAACCCAGGGCTTAG
- a CDS encoding DUF2914 domain-containing protein, whose product MATVGEILKEVREGKRISIDKAAADTKLSVFYLEAIEANNWQALPAPAYIRGYLRLYASYLGLSPDKIITQYEEQIAHPIPEAKIKKTNYKPIILGVIFVLFFLSLSWYLSEKNLPTKQAGMNKLSLQTMRKKGSLGKTIPAQISPPLSKTQLKPEKKTVLDISVKRISVCLDIKDREPIHPQTQFHLTAPTPIYCFTEILGAKKPTKVRHIWLYKGKVAMAIVLPIRSARWRTWSRKIIYPDLKGKWEVIILGPKKEKLTSIEFTVK is encoded by the coding sequence ATGGCTACTGTGGGAGAAATATTGAAAGAAGTGAGAGAAGGAAAGAGAATTTCTATAGATAAAGCGGCCGCTGACACCAAACTTTCTGTTTTTTATCTAGAAGCTATTGAGGCCAATAATTGGCAAGCCTTACCAGCCCCTGCTTATATCAGGGGTTATTTGCGTCTTTATGCCAGTTATCTTGGACTGAGTCCTGATAAGATTATAACCCAATATGAGGAACAAATTGCACATCCAATTCCAGAAGCAAAAATCAAGAAGACAAACTACAAACCCATTATTTTAGGAGTGATTTTTGTTTTATTTTTTCTTTCACTTTCTTGGTATCTATCAGAAAAAAACCTGCCTACCAAACAGGCAGGAATGAACAAATTATCCCTGCAAACCATGAGAAAAAAAGGAAGTTTAGGAAAAACTATACCTGCCCAAATATCACCACCTTTATCCAAAACCCAGCTTAAACCTGAGAAAAAAACTGTTTTAGATATTTCTGTCAAACGTATTTCCGTGTGTTTAGATATAAAAGACCGTGAACCAATTCATCCTCAAACCCAATTTCATCTTACTGCCCCCACTCCTATTTATTGTTTTACAGAGATTTTAGGGGCAAAGAAACCCACAAAGGTCAGACATATATGGCTTTATAAAGGCAAGGTAGCTATGGCTATCGTTTTACCCATAAGATCTGCCAGGTGGAGGACTTGGAGTAGAAAGATTATTTATCCTGATTTAAAAGGGAAGTGGGAGGTAATTATTTTAGGACCCAAAAAAGAAAAATTAACATCCATTGAATTTACAGTAAAATAG
- a CDS encoding precorrin-2 dehydrogenase/sirohydrochlorin ferrochelatase family protein: MRYYPVCLDLKRKNCLVVGGGKVALRKIKRLLDGGANIKLVAKEVIPELKSIISDKKITYLGAEYKTDYLKDVFLVIGATNDEILNARLSKEANAANILCNIVDQPEKCNFIVPSVVTRGDLTIAISTAGKSPAMAKKLREELEKQFGEDYALFLKLLGKLRSYLKKVVPHQKEREAILNKLVNSNLLVYIKEKNMEAVKKEIKKLVPKISDLDKLLNFKLKEKSQNNV, translated from the coding sequence ATGAGATATTATCCTGTTTGTTTAGACCTCAAGAGGAAAAATTGCTTGGTGGTAGGGGGAGGCAAGGTAGCCCTGCGTAAAATTAAAAGGCTCCTTGATGGTGGGGCAAACATAAAATTAGTGGCTAAAGAAGTGATACCTGAATTAAAAAGCATTATTAGCGATAAAAAAATAACTTATCTTGGTGCTGAATATAAAACCGATTATTTAAAAGACGTTTTCCTAGTCATTGGAGCCACCAATGATGAAATCCTCAATGCCCGTTTAAGTAAAGAGGCTAACGCAGCTAATATCTTGTGTAATATTGTGGATCAGCCTGAAAAATGCAATTTTATTGTGCCTTCAGTAGTAACTAGAGGGGATTTAACTATTGCCATTTCTACGGCAGGAAAAAGCCCAGCTATGGCCAAAAAATTGCGGGAGGAATTGGAAAAACAATTCGGAGAGGATTATGCCCTTTTTCTAAAGTTATTAGGGAAGCTGCGAAGTTACCTTAAAAAAGTTGTCCCTCATCAAAAGGAAAGGGAGGCCATTTTAAACAAATTGGTAAACTCCAATCTTTTAGTCTATATTAAAGAGAAAAACATGGAGGCCGTAAAAAAGGAGATTAAAAAACTTGTGCCCAAAATCTCTGATTTAGATAAATTATTAAACTTCAAACTAAAGGAGAAATCTCAAAATAATGTCTGA
- a CDS encoding DegT/DnrJ/EryC1/StrS family aminotransferase, translating into MSERFIPFSLPSIEQQEIEGVIETLKSGWLTTGPKVKEFEKKFATLVGAKYAVALNSCTAALHLALEVIGLKGGEEVITSPMTFAATAEVIRYFKAKPVFVDIQPDTLNIDPQKILAYLENTDISKVKAIIPVHFAGHPCDMDIIMEIAKKYNLKVIEDAAHAFPSKYKGKNIGVIGDITCFSFYANKNITTGEGGMATTENKKWAEQMQCMSLHGISKDAWKRYTAKGSWYYEIIAPGYKYNLTDIAAAIGLAQLEKVNVFWQRRKEIVSMYNQTFKEMPEIETPFLKNNIEHSWLLYVIKLKLERLSIDRNQFIELLREKGISCSVHFIPLHIHPYYRHLYKYKPEDYPIAYSTYQRIVSLPLYPKMSEEDVKYVISAVKEVIKQNKKYLVVNQSHFIV; encoded by the coding sequence ATGTCTGAAAGATTTATCCCCTTTTCTTTGCCTTCTATAGAGCAACAAGAAATAGAGGGAGTGATAGAGACCTTAAAGTCAGGTTGGCTCACCACAGGGCCTAAGGTAAAGGAATTTGAAAAAAAATTTGCTACTTTAGTGGGAGCAAAATATGCCGTAGCACTTAATTCTTGCACTGCTGCCTTACACTTAGCATTAGAGGTTATTGGCCTTAAAGGAGGGGAAGAAGTTATTACCTCTCCTATGACTTTTGCCGCTACTGCAGAAGTAATAAGATACTTTAAGGCTAAACCTGTTTTTGTAGATATCCAACCAGATACCTTGAATATAGACCCCCAAAAGATTCTAGCCTATTTAGAAAATACCGATATTTCAAAAGTCAAAGCCATCATTCCGGTGCATTTTGCCGGTCATCCCTGTGATATGGATATCATTATGGAAATAGCTAAAAAATATAATTTGAAGGTTATTGAAGATGCAGCTCATGCCTTTCCTTCAAAGTATAAAGGGAAAAATATAGGCGTGATAGGAGACATTACCTGCTTTAGTTTTTATGCCAACAAAAACATCACTACTGGTGAAGGAGGCATGGCTACTACAGAAAATAAAAAATGGGCTGAACAAATGCAGTGCATGAGTCTACATGGCATAAGCAAGGATGCTTGGAAGAGATATACAGCTAAAGGTTCCTGGTATTATGAAATTATCGCCCCGGGTTATAAATATAATCTGACCGACATTGCTGCTGCCATAGGCCTGGCTCAGTTAGAAAAGGTGAATGTTTTTTGGCAAAGAAGAAAAGAGATTGTTTCTATGTATAATCAGACATTTAAAGAAATGCCTGAAATAGAGACACCATTTTTAAAGAATAATATAGAACATAGCTGGCTTTTATATGTTATTAAATTAAAATTGGAAAGACTTTCTATTGATAGAAATCAATTTATAGAATTGTTGAGGGAAAAAGGTATTAGTTGCTCTGTTCACTTTATACCATTACATATCCATCCCTATTATCGCCATTTATATAAATATAAACCAGAAGATTATCCTATAGCCTATAGCACTTATCAAAGGATTGTCTCCCTACCCCTTTATCCCAAAATGAGTGAAGAAGATGTGAAATATGTTATCTCAGCAGTAAAAGAAGTTATAAAACAAAATAAAAAATATCTGGTTGTCAACCAATCACATTTTATAGTATAA